The region CTTTAATTTTTGTAGGTTGATGATGTCATCCAGACATATTTCTCCAGCTCGTCTGTGCGGAGTCTCCTTTATCAGCCATCTCCAGGGGCTGCTACTGCATTGTGTATCAACCGCAACCCTGCAAGTAAGTTCACACCAAATAAAAAAGTGTGTCAAACTGTTGCGTGTCGTAGTGTAGTAGAGTTCCCCCAAACGTTTTTAAATCCAGACCTGCCATCTAGGTTAAGTTTTGTGTCTGGGACTTTCTCTCGTCAGAATGAGCAGTCTTTTCTCATGTCAATCTCTCAGTGCACTAGTAACagcaaaattacataaaatCCCATTTAGCCAGAAGGCCCCTTTGTCTCCCTTAATTATTTCCTACAGCCCCTGAAGTACTCTCATTGCAGTTAATAGAAATTGCTTCCTGAATGATGAGCAAAGTCAAACAGAAATTTGAAGTAattttcttttgtatatttgtgcggtctttttatacaaatacaCAATATGCTCAAACAGTCATTGCAttgctatactgtatgtgaagtaTATTGTGTCTGTATATCACAACTGTATTAACCACTATAACTCTTTTTCCCTTCTGTTTTATCCTGCTTGCAGAGTTCTTGaggtctgtgtctctgtcttgtACCCGCATGTTGACTCCTCAGTCATGCACCACAGACCCAAATTTAAACGCCCGCTCTTACTCTAACCTGAGCCTGATCAAGGTTAGTGAGTCTGTCAGCACTAAATGCTTTATGCAGACAATTACTGGTGAGAATCTCAGATAGGCTaacatcaatatttttttattacagatTCCAATAGTCGGGACGGCACAGGTCTCAGACCTACTGGTAAGTCACTGATTGTACATAAAGCTCAAAGCCATACATATTAGCAGGAACACTTTCATTTTGCACTTCACATGCCTCTGCACAAGTTGATACGATAAGCCTACGAAATAAGCTGCCAACGCTAGCATTTTGGGTTTTCTCCTGCATGTCGCAAAGCACAAGTCTTAGAATTAAACAATATACCTTGCACTGTATCtacaaacaaaaactgattCTGTAGCACAAATAATTAACTTGTTAGGTTTCTTCAACTTACAAGTTTGGCCTCTTGAGAGTGGATTTgttttaaagtaagttattagCCTGTAAAGCAACAGTAGGTGCATTAAAAAATGCATCTTAATTAGTTAATGCCATTTAAATGAGGCGCTGTACTAACTCTTGTTTCAGATCCCAGTTACTACACGGACTGACTGGCCTGCACCAAGGGAACAAAACAACTCCTGTGTCAATGTGGTGAAAAATGTAAGTTGATGAAAATGTAAGGACCCCACCTCCCCCCCACAATCCTTTTCTAAATCACACCAATTCTTTAAACCCAGTTTTCCTGGTTCTCCTGTAGGTGGAGTTTGTCATTGGATACACAGGCAGAGGGGAACTCACGTATGCAACAGTGAGCGTGGTCTTAGCTGATGTGGATCCAAATCAGTTGCTGTTGCAGACACACTCTGTACAGTTCCAGGTAGCCTGTTAAAGCCACATATTTCTTCACTAAATGCACTACAGATTCAAACACTTCCATTAATACCATTTCTTTCCTCCAGCTGGCATTACCCAGCCCCACTCCCAAAGGACCGATCCCTGCAGTCGGACTCAGAGTGGGCTCTCCTGTCATTGGTCGCTTTGATGGAGAAGTGAAGCCTGTATCCTCACAAACATCATGAACTTCTCTTTCAGTTATTGTTTCATTTATCCAGCTAGCTTTGAGTCAATCATGCATCATGGTTCCTTGACAGTGAGTTAGCTGACCACACTGGGGCTGTCACAGAGTGGGGAGTGTTCCTCGGACCCCAGCAGACGAGCAATCGTCCTCTTCACACACAACACCGTCACGGGCTGCACATTCAGGTAAGTAGTTGCTTCGCTTCTATCATCTAGTTTTAACTGATGTTTCTTACAGGAAGAGTAGTGGTGGAGTTGCTAAAAATGAGTCCTAGTATTAAAGATTATTATGATGCAGTGAGTTTTATTGAATCTTCCATGTGTCATTTCACTTTCTGTATGCTGTTTAGTTCCCCATCTAGTGATTGTTCAGAGCTGCGTTCCCAGATTTACGGGATCTTGCAGGGACTTGCTACGCCCGATGTGATCGCCATGAACTGGGGCTCCCAACCGGACTGGACAAGAGCCATCACCCAGGAGTGTCCTGTCAGCCTGCAGGTACAGCTGAATCAGGAATTGAAAGTATTAAAAATTGAATAACTGAATGTTTTTGGATTATCTGAAACTTTACAGTGTGCCTGTGGTTTGAATCTACAGCCTTGTGTTCCTCCTATTTATTTTGTTCCCTCTCTCAGGAAACATGTGAATTAGGCTGCATCCTCcccaactctctctctgtcagagtACTGTGGGCCCGCCAGGGTCTCTTAGACCTTCCCCAGAACTACATCCTGGGggccaaatacatttttcagtgtCAAAATTTCAAGGTAGGCACATGTACTCTCTCACTGTGAGGCAAGCAtcaaaaatcatttttatttgtgcaaCACGCATAGTTTTCACCTctatgaaaatgttaaaatactctCCTCCCGTTTTTTCCCCTCAGTGTCCTCAGTCGTCCCCTATTGCTTTGACCATGGAGGTGACGTTTGTTGACACTACAGTTTACCCAGAACCCCCCAGGGGCTCGTCTCAGCCTAACTGGAAGTTTCCATTTGGTTTCTTCACTAGAGGCACTGCTGAGCTGGACGGGCACATTGCCAGTGACACTGGGGCGGTCACATGGAGTTTAACACTGTTGACAGTAATATTACTAACAGGATTAGAATTCATCACTAGGTAGTCGGATAGCAACAGTGGAGCAGTTAGGGAGCTTTGAGGGCTTCTTATCttgaggaaatatttttaaatgaaagaatgTTTACTATGTcatttgaatttcttttttttttttttttaacaatataaaGTAAAACATATATAGAAATACTAATTTATTCTTTTGTACATTTTCCggaatacatacatttttacgAGTTATTATTTCACTGAGGTAAAGCTGCATTTCTTGCACATagctcctcttctctctccttcttttggTCTGGTTGGTTTCTGTGCGttcttctctccttttgtcCTGTGTGGCGTACGTAGTTAAGGAGATGGACAACTGCAGCTGGAGTGATACCTTGCAAACGTGTAGCAGCACCCAGCTGGACAATAAAGCATGGTATTAGTTGcatattaattcattttatttttttattaaactgcacaaaagtttatttaatttagccAGAACAAAAAGTTATTAGGAAGCAGTAAATACACTATACTCACAGTGCTGGGTCGAACTCTGTCCAAAATCTCTCTGACTTCCTGAGACAGAGACACCGGCAGAGAGAAATAGTCTATGTCCTGTGGAAGAGACATGTTCTCCTCCTTCTGAATTCTCTCAATCTCTTTCTTCTGAAGGTTACAGTGAGGTCTGTACACAGCTAAATAACAGGAGAAATGATTTATTGAGAAAATATGAACTATGGTAGTTAGGGACAATATCAAAGCAGCATTTTGAAGCAGTGCAGAAGGATAATTGAGCCATGAAGGCAAGGTTCCCCTTCCCTGCTGCTTCAAAACGCCAAAACCAGTTTTTACCCTCTATCTTGAGTCTTTGTGAGAACTCCATGTGTGATAAAAGGCACTCTGGGAAGGCAGATGCCAGCATTTCAAAGGACACGTCGTTGTACTGCAGCACGTCCATACCACTGAAAAAGAAGCCACAAAGTAACAGTCAGGACCAAAAATGTACCACTTTTGACTGTATCTTGTGATGAAACGTCAGACATGCTCTGCTGGGCAGATTTGGTCCATGACACTGGTGATTCCACATATTTGTCACTCACGTCAGTAGAGTGCTCTTCACCTCGCTCATACGCATGTCGGGGAACTTTTTTCTCCAGTTGTgggtggacagagagagagcctgAAGGGCTGCCAGTGCATCCTGCAGACTGTCCCTTACTCTCACAGCCTCCTGGTAGCGCAAGGTGGACACACATCCCACCTCCTCAAACCCTGGCAGAGGAAAACATTTGAGTGGAGAATAACTAGAAAGTAGAACAACAACTCGTAGGACCCGTCATGACTCCGCAAAGTGTTCTCACTGTCcagagataacttctgttatgatttgacactataaataaaattgaattgaaatgaatgactGCAGGTTGTCTCACATCCGGATATGTCCCAGACACTATGCCTACCTTTCAGAGTGAGGCGGAGGTCAGCGTTGTCCGGCCTTAGAGAGGTTCGAAACTCAGCCCGGCTGGTGAACATGCGGTACGGCTCTGTAACGCCTCGGCTCACCAGATCATCAATTAGAACGCCAACATAACTCTCTGTCCGAGACAGTGCCACTGGCGGCATGGAGAGCGCCCAGCGGGCAGCGTTCACCCCCGCCCACAGGCCCTgcacagacagaaacaagagtagggctgcaactaacaattcttttcattgtcgattaatctgtcgggttttttttttctcgattaatcgattagttattTGTTCtctaaaatgccagaaaaaagaatagtgaaaaatgccgatcagtgtttcccaaagtccaaaatgatgtcctcaaatgtattgttttgtccacaactcaaagatattcagtttactgtcataaaggagtgaagaaactagaaactattcacatttaagaagctggaatcaaagaagtttttcataaaaaataactcTAACCGATTATTcgcttatcaaaatagttggctattaatttaatagttgataactaatcaattaatcttttttCCAAGTGAAACAAACCGCAATTACAGTTAAAACCAGTAAGACAACAAGCTCCTCATTCTGTTCCTCCTGGAAAATACAACTACGTGATACGCTCTAGAGCCCAGAGTGTGTACTGTGATGTAGTGGCAGAAGACTGAAAATTGGTTGACATCGATGCATGTTTTATGACCCACAATTTAAACGCTGAATTGCTAAATATAGTGTACAGAAAAAAGCAGCTACCTGTGCAGCAGCCTCCTCGTACCCTGTTGTTCCGTTTATCTGACCGGCCAGAAAAAGACCCTGAGTGCTTTTCACCTGCAGGGCAGGGCTCAGCTGAGTGGGACACACAAAGTCATACTGCACACCATAACctggaaaagcccaaaatatagaaataaaaaaacaaaaaaacattcaggcAACACAGTAGACATGcttttagattaattaattattacgCAGATCAAACGGGATTCATGCAGTAAATACCAGGCGTGTGGATCTCAGCTCTGTGCATGGCAGGGATTTCTCTGATGAGGCGGAGCTGCACGTCAGGGGGCATGGTCATGGAGAGACCCTGAGGGTataaaaggtcagaggtcaccccCTCAGGCTCCAGCCACACCTGGTGCTGTCTGCCTGGGAAACGAAGCACTCGCGACTCAATGGAGGGACAGTATCTGTGACAGCCAAAGACTAGAGTTAATACTTGTCAGTTTCagaacacactgtgtgtgtgcgtgcgtctgtgtacgtgtctgtgtgtgtacctgggaCCCTTTGTGTCTTGCTGTATGTGACAGTTGAGATGAAGACTCTCCCTCACCACTCTCTCTACACCAGGAGTAGTATAGGTCAGGTAGCAAGGCAGCTGCTCTTCAGGCTGAAGAAGTGTTTAGTTgccaaataaaagtaaaaatgaaaaaataatggaTATAATGTAGAAGTCCTTTTGTTgactaaacaaaaacatgtaataGACAGCACTTTTTAGATCTTCTACACTTCTAAATTTGTTTAACCTTTTCTTGTATACTAGTgctgaaaaaaactgttaatcAATTAGTCAACCAAATTAATTTACcttgcagcgtgtgtgtgtattaaggAAGCTGAATGGAGTTGGACGACTGTCAGGGGGGTGAATGTGAGCCAAGGAAAGGTCTACTGAATCCTTCACAATCCTGGGAGGGGTACCAGTCCTCAGTCTGCCTATCCTTAGCCCCAGCCTCTCCCTCAGTGTCTGGGACAGCCCAGCACTTGATGGCGCGTCTCCAATCCGACCCCCTGGGGACATGCTTTGGCCCAGGAAGAGGGAGCCAGACAAGAATGTACCAGTAGTAAGAACCACGGAGCTGGCTGAGATCAGGTGGCTTCCATTTGCTGAGACAATGTCAAAACAAGTGCAAAATCGTAAACTGATTAAcggatcacttttttttctgtaacttATACTGGAAAATGTTGAAAGTGCATTTTACTGGTTGGTGCATTTGTTAGATATCGGATGTCCAACAACCTCCAGAACTGATTGGCTTCAACATTCCATTTGAATCCTAATCGTAATAGCATAGGATAAAATAGCAATAGCATTTTCTCCCTACCCAAACGTATCCCAGTGACTCTGTGGTGTCCAGGCTCCTCTGGGTTTGGTTCTGATACCAGCAGCTCCTCTACTGAGCCCTCCAACACCGTCAGCCTGGGAGTGGACAGCAGCTCAGACTGAATGAGAAACAGCAGGCAGACGCACAGctaacattttttaatccatTCACAGACAACAATTCTGTTATGCTAAAccaaaaatgaaaccacatCTGTGTATAAGATACCTGAATGAATTCGCGGTAGCGCTGCCGGTCCAGCTGGGCCCTCGGGCCCCACACAGCAGGGCCTTTTCTACGATTCAGAATGGAGAAATGGATCCCAGCCCAGTCTCCTGCTCGACCACACAGCCCATCCAGAGCATCTACCTCCTTCACCAGCTGGCCCTTCCCTACTCCTCCCAGAGACGGGTTACAGGACAAGGCACCTGGAGGGATGTGATGGGAGAAGgagtacaaaaaaagaaatactatCTAGATTGCACTAAGAGGATGTTTTTTAAAGGGCaaactgtctctttctctcaccaATGGTTTGTATTTTCTGTGAGACCAGTAGTGTCTCTGCTCCCACTCTGgctgccgccgccgccgcctcTGTCCCTGCGTGACCCCCACCCACAACAATGACATCATACTGCTGTCTGGCAAGGTGTCTGCCACGTCTGGAAACCAGTGACAGAAAACTCTGCAGGGGTGGAAGCTTCTTTGTCAACATGTGGGATGCATACCTGGAGTGAGGGTTAGATGGTCAgaaatgtggacataatgacttttttttaatgggagCAGTACAGAGTGAGGACAAAACTGTCTCTAATCTTTAGTTAAAAAGAAGTTACTTGATGCTATTACTCCATTTAAAAGGTAACTAGgtcatgcattcaaaatgtACTCAAGtgtcataacattttttttaaaggaatttATGGTAAGATTTACCAGCATACATGCTCAAATGATTCCTTTTGAGTTGTTACATTTCTGTTGCATCACGTCTGACATGTAacaattattttgatatttaAGATGATCTAACTACTTAATATACTGCTGCTACATTTACTTGCACTTCTGTTAAAGTCACATTTCCTGAAAACTTGTCACCATTGAAAGCCACCATAATTAGCATGCATTTGAGCCATGGTTCTCTAAGAAGGAAAATACTAACACCTTTCAAGCCTTAAGAAGTGACTATTTGACATTAAAAACGGATTTTTcacttaaaataaattatatagcAGGGTAACTTCCAAACAGCTTTAGACCAAACTGTATAGGCTACTCATATTGTATGTAAGGTGTTGATATTAAAGAGTCCTGCATGTAAATACCGTAGTTTTCCATTTATCTTTAAATAGGTGCAGTGACAGATAATTTcatatgtaggcctacatagCTACATAACACTACTGTATTTGTACGTAACTATAGGTCCATTGCAACTCCCAAATCAGCTTGAGTATAAAATGTACTTACAATTTCTTTGGCAGAAGACGAAGGAggtattttgtttaatttccagAATGATGTCAGAAGAAACTAAAATTCAAGGAAAAAA is a window of Sander vitreus isolate 19-12246 chromosome 21, sanVit1, whole genome shotgun sequence DNA encoding:
- the LOC144536771 gene encoding tectonic-3-like isoform X2, with protein sequence MSTTALTLSQAPTVVTEAPPATTVQPLVTSEGCLCDLTPDFCDIGCCCDAVNCGIANLSTVFTGCSQKAISGVCIEKWLMFRANVDLSLVTVTDSLFCVRPKDNAPQSLPALHQYPTLGDSYHFSPPAPTGSSHSRDFYRVDDVIQTYFSSSSVRSLLYQPSPGAATALCINRNPAKFLRSVSLSCTRMLTPQSCTTDPNLNARSYSNLSLIKIPIVGTAQVSDLLIPVTTRTDWPAPREQNNSCVNVVKNVEFVIGYTGRGELTYATVSVVLADVDPNQLLLQTHSVQFQLALPSPTPKGPIPAVGLRVGSPVIGRFDGEVKPLTTLGLSQSGECSSDPSRRAIVLFTHNTVTGCTFSSPSSDCSELRSQIYGILQGLATPDVIAMNWGSQPDWTRAITQECPVSLQETCELGCILPNSLSVRVLWARQGLLDLPQNYILGAKYIFQCQNFKCPQSSPIALTMEVTFVDTTVYPEPPRGSSQPNWKFPFGFFTRGTAELDGHIASDTGAVTWSLTLLTVILLTGLEFITR
- the LOC144536771 gene encoding tectonic-3-like isoform X1, with translation MNSRQWFSVQIFIVLCGRLAHAATESVTPSPINGAPFSSATPAPGGTAAVDSPSVGTTEAATLDSMSTTALTLSQAPTVVTEAPPATTVQPLVTSEGCLCDLTPDFCDIGCCCDAVNCGIANLSTVFTGCSQKAISGVCIEKWLMFRANVDLSLVTVTDSLFCVRPKDNAPQSLPALHQYPTLGDSYHFSPPAPTGSSHSRDFYRVDDVIQTYFSSSSVRSLLYQPSPGAATALCINRNPAKFLRSVSLSCTRMLTPQSCTTDPNLNARSYSNLSLIKIPIVGTAQVSDLLIPVTTRTDWPAPREQNNSCVNVVKNVEFVIGYTGRGELTYATVSVVLADVDPNQLLLQTHSVQFQLALPSPTPKGPIPAVGLRVGSPVIGRFDGEVKPLTTLGLSQSGECSSDPSRRAIVLFTHNTVTGCTFSSPSSDCSELRSQIYGILQGLATPDVIAMNWGSQPDWTRAITQECPVSLQETCELGCILPNSLSVRVLWARQGLLDLPQNYILGAKYIFQCQNFKCPQSSPIALTMEVTFVDTTVYPEPPRGSSQPNWKFPFGFFTRGTAELDGHIASDTGAVTWSLTLLTVILLTGLEFITR
- the mto1 gene encoding 5-taurinomethyluridine-[tRNA] synthase subunit MTO1, mitochondrial — translated: MLTKKLPPLQSFLSLVSRRGRHLARQQYDVIVVGGGHAGTEAAAAAARVGAETLLVSQKIQTIGALSCNPSLGGVGKGQLVKEVDALDGLCGRAGDWAGIHFSILNRRKGPAVWGPRAQLDRQRYREFIQSELLSTPRLTVLEGSVEELLVSEPNPEEPGHHRVTGIRLANGSHLISASSVVLTTGTFLSGSLFLGQSMSPGGRIGDAPSSAGLSQTLRERLGLRIGRLRTGTPPRIVKDSVDLSLAHIHPPDSRPTPFSFLNTHTRCKPEEQLPCYLTYTTPGVERVVRESLHLNCHIQQDTKGPRYCPSIESRVLRFPGRQHQVWLEPEGVTSDLLYPQGLSMTMPPDVQLRLIREIPAMHRAEIHTPGYGVQYDFVCPTQLSPALQVKSTQGLFLAGQINGTTGYEEAAAQGLWAGVNAARWALSMPPVALSRTESYVGVLIDDLVSRGVTEPYRMFTSRAEFRTSLRPDNADLRLTLKGFEEVGCVSTLRYQEAVRVRDSLQDALAALQALSLSTHNWRKKFPDMRMSEVKSTLLTGMDVLQYNDVSFEMLASAFPECLLSHMEFSQRLKIEAVYRPHCNLQKKEIERIQKEENMSLPQDIDYFSLPVSLSQEVREILDRVRPSTLGAATRLQGITPAAVVHLLNYVRHTGQKERRTHRNQPDQKKEREEELCARNAALPQ